GACAAAGTTGCGTCGATCAGCGAGTAACGCCACCAACAGAAAACTTTTTCCGGAAAAAACAGTCGATTCAATAACACTCAATGCGGCTTCGCACTCGCCACGCCCCCTATCGTAACCGGATCGCGTGGGAACAATACAATGAACTTTCCGATATTGTGGCGTGATCGTGCAATCCAGGTGTGATTGCAGCAGTTGCTTGGCGATTTGCCCCCCGATCGTTGCAGCGGCGCGGCGTTAAAAATGGGATTCAACCGGCATGGGACGGTTGAACGCTTTTGCGATCGTTGCCCTGCAATTCATTCTTGCGATTGCTGGTAGCGGTTCCCCCCTGGCGTCTATCAAGCCACGCTGAAGTGCCTTGCGGGCTTGCCGTGTAGAGGCATGACCCGAACCACCGAGTGAAACACTTGTTCTGGGTAGAATCACGTAGACCGGTTAGTCGGACTGACATCAGAGCATCGCGATGACGGGTATGGAATCAAAGCAGATTGATCGGCCCAATGCATCCGGAACGGTCTTTGGCGTGATGGCCAAGTACTGGGAACCCGGCCGCGTTAAAACTCGTTTGGGAAAGTCGATCGGCCTGTCGAATGCCGCTGAAATTCACCGTTTGTTTTGTCAGCACATTGTGAAATCGATGTCTGCGGTTGCCTATCGGCAAGTCTTCGTCGTTGCTCCTGCAGAAAGTCGCGAAGCGTTCGATGATTGGCTGAAGGAACTGTCCGGCAGTGGCTCCTCGAAAGCTGGCCAACAGGATGAAAACCTCTGGGGCGTCGTTACCCAATCCGCAGGGGACTTGGGTGTGCGAATGCGACATTGGTTCCGGCAGCCACTTGCCGATGGTGATGTATCAGGGCCATTGTCGACATCGATATCTGTCAATGAAGATGCGAAACGCATCCTGATCGGTGCTGATTGCCCATTGATTGATTCGGCGGTGATCAGTGATGCCGAGTCATTATTATCGTGTCATGACGTGGTACTGGGGCCCGCTGCCGATGGCGGGTACTATCTGATCGGTCTTCGTGGTTGGGATCCATGTTTCGACTCTTTGTTTGAAGATATCAGCTGGGGTACCGAATCAGTTTTCGATGAAACGATCCGTGTTGCCGAGCTTGCCGGTCTATCGGTCGGGACAACAGCGAAGCTTAGCGATGTCGATAACGAGTCGGATCTGATCAATTTGCGAAGGCAGTTATTGGAATCAAATCGGGTGCCGTGGCATCGATTGCTCGAACAGATCGACGGTGTTCTCGCGAAGGAGGCGGGACAGTGAAAAAGAAAGTCATCGTTGTTGGTGCCGGCGCGATCGGGATGTCGATCGCATATGAACTGACAACTCGTGGTGCCGAGGTCACCGTTGTCGAACGTGATCCAGTCTTTCAGTCGCGGAAGTCGTCGGTGCGGCGTTCAGCTTCAGCCTGGGCTGCATCTGGAATCCTGCCACCGGCAAACTTCGATTCCGCAACGGATCCGATCGATCAACTCCGTGGGCTCAGTCATCGATTGTTTCCGAAGTGGGCAAGCCAACTGATCGATCAGACCGGCATCGATTGCGAGTTGGAGCGTTGTGGCGGTTGGTATCTCGCCGATACCCCAGGCGAGATCGCTTCCATGATGGGAATGGTTCATTACTGGCAAGATTTGGCGATCGACTGTGAACCGCGGTCGCTAGAACAATTGGCTGCCGTGCAGCCTTCGCTGAAGCACTGGACCGAACGGGCTGCAAACGCGAAAGCTTGGTGGGTCCCCGATGAATATCAAATCCGTACCACTCGGTACTTGAATGCGCTCGCGTCGGCATGCGAAGCGAACGGGGCAACCCTGATTGACGACGCCAAGGTAGTTGATGTTGTTGAACATCATCAGGCCGGAACCGTCAACGTTGTCGCGACTCGATCCGGAGAGACGGTTTCATGGGAAGGCGACCAGGTCGTTGTGTGTGGCGGTTCATGGACGGGATTGGTTTCCCCGCGGCTGAAGCTGGCCCAGAGCATTATCCCGGTCCGCGGACAGATCTTGTTGCTCAATGGTGGCAAAAGGGACTTATCGAGTGTTGTCAACTTTGGCAATCGCTACTTGGTACCGCGCAAAGACGGTTTGGTGCTTGTCGGTTCTTGCGAAGAAGAGGTTGGGCTTCAGCACGGAACGACGCCCGCCGTCCTTCATGACCTTCGAAAGTTTGTCGCAGACATCTGCCCTGCACTTTCGCACGCTGTCCAGGTGACCGCTTGGTCCGGGCTAAGACCGATGACTTTTGACGGGTTTCCGATGTTCGGCAAGTTGCCCGACAGCCAGTCGATCTACGTCGCTGCCGGACACTATCGCAGCGGGATTCACCTATCTCCGGGGACTGCCGTATGTCTCGCCGATTTAATGTTCGACCAACAGCCGCCTTTGGAGGTTCAGCCATTTTCGGTTGGCAAGCAACAACAGCACATTTGATTGACTTGCTTGCCGTGCTTGTGATCGCTGTTGAAAGGTCTTTCGTTGCGGCTGTCGATGCCTACAATCCCCGCCATGGAAAACGAACAACAGAACACAGACGCTTTTGACGACATGGCAACCTTGGATCCACCCGGAACGATCGCTGTGATCGGAGCCGGGCCTTTGGGTTTGGAAGCCGCTCTTTATGGTCGATACTTGGGGTACAAGGTTACGGTTTTCGAAGCGGGAAACGCGGCGAATGCTTTGGCTGGTCGCGATGACGAACCGATTCCTATGAGTCCTGATCGTTGCATGTCACCGCTGACAAGATCAGCGATCTATGCGCAAGCTGGCAGCCTCGATCCGCAAACCGGTCCGCTGACAATCGGCCAATGGTTGGGGCAGGTGTGGTTGCCGCTGACTCAGACTGATCTGTTGCGAGGAAGGATTCGCGAAGGCGTGAAAGTTCAGAGTATTGAGCAGGTTGAACTGACCGATGACGAAACCGGTGAAGCATTGCCGCCTGATTTTCGTCTTCATACCGATTTCGAGGAGGTTTCTGGAGAAGACTTCGAAGCGATCATTGTCGCTGTCGGGGGCGGTGACGTTCAGATCGACCACCGGTTTGAATTGCCTCAGGACTACTATTTCCGCGTCGGTGGGCATGCCGCCCAAGAGGATACGGAACTGAATTTCTGGACCGGGCTAAAGGAAATCGTCGCGATCTATGCATCGTTGGGTGGTCGGTCTGATTTGGATTTGTACCGACCCGTGCGTGGCTGATCGACCAACCCATACGGTGCAATGACCTTGATTTTTCTGCTCAATTCGGCGAGATAGTGGGCTATGTCAAAATCCCTGCTCCTGTCGATTTGCGGCTTATTGGTCATCGGCTTTATCGGAAGTACGCCTGTGATGGCGGAGTTTCCGGACTTTGTCCTGCCCGATGATGTCGCATCGAGCGACAACACCGTAAATGCTAGCAGTACTGGCCCATTGGTGACGACTGTCAGCGCGCTGACTTTGGTGCTTGCTCTGTTTGGCGTTGTCGTCTGGGTGGCGCGAAAGTACGGGAATGCTCAACAGACCGCAGGCACTCTTCCCGAAGACGTCTTCCGCGTTCTGGGGAATTCGACAATCGAGTCCGGAACTCGCGTGACTTATCTACATGTTGGCAACAAGGTTGTCGTCATGGGACAATCGCAAAATGGCCAGCCAACAACACTGGCTGAAATCGACGACCCCAACGAAGTCGAACGTATTGTCGGACGTTGTTTGGGCAGGCCTGAGATCATCGGGCGTCGATCGCAAACGCGTCATGCCGGCGATGCCTCGCGATACGATGACCGTCAAGCGAGTCAATCTCGACCCGGGGCACCGATTCGCCGGTCCAACGTGGCGGCTGGATGATCGTTTCGGTTGTCTTTGTCGCTTTCTTGTTGTTGCTGGGCGTGGTGTTGCGCCAGCTGATCAAGCCATTGCGATGGCTGTTTATACCTGGGTCCGTTATTGCCGGTTTTATCGGACTGTTCTTAGTCCAGTTGGTTCTGCGAACCGGGGCCGTCGATGGTCCGGCGCTCGCATGGATCCAGCAGCAAACGCAAATACTCAGTTCGTGGCCGGGTCCGCTGGTCGCGTTTGTCTTCGCGGCGATGATGCTCCAGTCACCGGACACATCTGGTGGTCCGATCGATCAGTCGACGTCATCGCGAGTCGCTCGCCAAGGATTGATGGTCTGGATCATCGTCCTGGGCGAAACATTCGTCGGCCTGTTGGCAACGGCGGCAGTCATTCAACCGATGATGCAGGTCCCCAATTCGTTTGGCATGCTGATTGAAGCCGGCTTCGCTGGTGGGCATGGCACTGCGGGCGCGATGGGAGTCGTCTTCGCAAGCGACGCTGTTGGGCTAGCAGCCGGGTTGGACTTGGGAATGCTGATGGCGACTTGCGGGCTGGTCTACGGCGTGATCAGTGGGATCGTTTGGATCAATCTGGGGTCACGCCGTGGCTGGTTTAAAAAGCGATCCGATGGTCAAAATGTTGCTGAAGATCAAAAGACTGATCCGCAGCGAGCTCAGCAGCGCACAGCGATTGGGTATCAAGTGATGCCGGCCGAGGCGATCGATCCGTTGTTATTGCAGGCGGTTTGGATCGCGATCGCTGTCGGATTGGGAATGGCGGCGCAGTTCTGTGTTCAGCAAGCGGCCGACTGGATGGATTTTCGATTCGGCTGGGGGGCCCACGCGGGTGCGGAGGGTGCCCAGGCAGAACTGAGTCAGCGGATGAGCGCGTCGACCCTGCTTGGGTTCCCATTGTTTATCTACACAATGCTGGCCGGGCTGGTCTTGCGAAAATTGATGTGCAGATTTGGGGCAGGGAATCTGCTCGACAACATCACGCTGCAGCGGCTGTCGGCAACCGCAATGGAAGTCTTGGTGGTGGCGGCGATCGCATCACTGAGGATCGAGACATTGGTTTCCTATGCAGGTGCTTTTAGCGTTCTGTTTATTTTTGGTGCTATTTGGACCGCGGTCTGTTTGATGGTGATCTCACGCTGGGTATTGCCACGTGAGAATTGGTTTCCGCTGGGGTTGATCAACTATGGAATGTCGACGGGCACGACGGCGACGGGATTCGTCTTACTGCGTGTCGTCGATCCCGATTTAAAGACGACAGCGGCGAATGATTATGCCTTAGCGGTTCCGATCTCGGCCCCGTTTGTCGGTGGCGGGATTTTAACCATCGCCCTTCCCTTGTTGGTTTTGGAACGGGTGTCGATCTGGTGGCCGACACTGGCAATCGGTCTCGTTTTGCTGGGGCTGATCATGTTGGGAAGACGCTGGAATCGTTTGTCCGAGCGGAACGTCGTGGCGGCGGAGTGATGCCTGTTCGCGGGCAATCGTGTCCGATATTCTCCTGTCAATGATTTGAAACGCACTTTGTCCGATCCAATAGAGCAAGCAATTGTCTGTCGCTGCCCCAACCACCGGCGAATCATCAACGCTTCCACCGCCGAACGCCTGGCACCGGTTTTCGGTTTGGGGAATGATTTTGCGGACTTCGCTGGGAGAGCGATTGGTTTACCGAGGCGACTTTGCACTCGGGACGCTGATGCGTTTTCTGCCGATCATCACGCAGATCTTTTTGTGGTATGCCGTCTTCGATTCGATTGGTGCAGCCGAAGGTGACGATGCGACCACGATTGGCGGGTTTCGATTCCGCGACATGGTGGCGTACTACCTGTTGACGATGATCGCACGGGCGTTTTCCAGCATGCCAGGCTTGGCATCAGGCATCGCGCAGCAGATTCGAGATGGGGAGATCAAGCGTTACTTGATACAGCCGATCGATTTCATCGGCTTTTTATTGGCGACCCGGGTTGCGCATAAGCTGGCGTACTATGCGATCGCGGTGGCGCCCTTTGCTTTAGTGTTTTATTTGGCTCGCGACTACTTTGTTGACGGGTGGCCAAGCGTCTCGGTCTTTGTGGCGTTTTGCATGTCATTGGTGATGGGATTCCTGATCGGCTTTTTTCTTGAAGCTGCGATCGGAATGATCGGATTCTGGTTTTTAGAAGTCACCTCGTTATTGTTCGTCGTGATGCTGTTTAGCTTCTTTCTGTCGGGACACATGTTCCCACTGACGATGCTGCCCGACGGTATCGAAAGCGTGGTGCAGTTTCTGCCGTTTAAGTATTTGGCTTATTTCCCCGCAGCGGTGTTTCTAGGCAAGATCCCTGAAGATCAATTGTGGATCGAAATCGGAATCGAAGCCGCGTGGCTAGTTTTCTTCATCGTGCTTTGTCGGGTTGCTTTTGCACGCGGCGTACGACGCTATAGCGGATTCGGAGGTTAACGCGATGTCCGAACTAGGTAGATACCTTCGCGTCTTTATGACTTTCGCCCGCAACAGTTTGGTTCGTGACATGACGTTCCGAACAAACTTTCTGCTGCAATGCGTTAGCAGTCTCGGTTGGACGGCGATGAACGTCGGGTTTTACTTGATCATCTTCGAGCACACCGGATCGATCGGTGAAGGCACCGGTTGGGATCAAGACCGGTTCTTTCTGTTTATCGCGACGACTTGGTTTATCAATTCGCTAGTGCAGGCGTTCTTTATGCCGAACGCGCAGGAGTTCAGCGAAATGATTCGAACCGGAGGGTTGGACTTTGCATTGTTAAAGCCGATCGATACGCAGTTTTTGATCTCGTTTCGGCGGATCGATTGGAGCCAGCTTTCCAACTTTTTTGCGGGCGGTTTGATTGCCGCGGTATCGCTTTACAACCTCGCGACACGCGAAGTCGACCCGATGATACCTTCGCCGTTGACGGTTTTGCTGTACGTGATCTTTGTCGCCTGTGGTGTGATGATGATGTACAGCTTGATGGTCGCACTGAGTGCCACCAGTGTTTGGCTGGGCAGGAATCAGTCGCTCTATAATTTCTGGTTTTACATTACCAACTTCAGCCGCTATCCGATGGAGATCTATGATCGTTCGTGGGGCAAGCCGCTTTATGGTTTGTTTACCTTCGTGATCCCGATCCTGTTGGTCGTCAATGTACCGGCTCGGATTTTGGCTCAACCTGTGTCCGATCGGTCTGGCGGGCAGTGGTTTGTCGTTTGGGCGGCAGTGGCGACGGTGCTGAGCGTGTTGGCAAGCCGCTGGATGTTTCGTCGCAGTTTGCTGAGCTATCGTAGTGCGAGCAGCTAGCCGATCATCATTGCGACACCTATCCTTGGTCTTTGCTGGCGAGTCTCCTTTGGCTTTTCCTGGTTGACGTTAAACTGGCTAGCGCCGCCGTTTTCGTGTCTGGATGCCGTAAGTTGTGAAAGTCGCAATTTCGTGCATCTCAAGTCTCGCATACCACAGCAACATGACTGATCCAAGTAATGACGTTTCCAAGGATATTGTCTGGCATGACCACAGCGTCGATCGCGCGATGCGGGAACAAGTGTTGGGCCAACGCGGCTGTGTGGTTTGGTTTACCGGCCTAAGCGGCTGCGGAAAAAGCACCGTTGCCAATGCGTTGGACGTCATGTTGAACCAGCAGGGGCGAGCGACGACTTTGCTGGATGGAGACAATGTGCGGCATGGTTTGTGTGCCCCCCCGGCGGTCTTGGCAGAGGAACATGGCGAAGAATTTGCCAATCGATTTGGGTTGGGGTTCGGAGCGGTCGATAGGGAAGAAAATATTCGGCGGATCGGCAGCGTTGCGTCCCTGATGGCCGGGGCTGGGTTGATTACGTTAACAGCCTTTGTGAGTCCTTATCGGAAGGATCGCGATCGGGTCCGCAGCATCGTCAATGCGTCGGGAGTCGACGATTTCATTGAGGTGTTTGTCGATACTCCGCTGGAAATTTGCGAATCGCGGGATCCCAAAGGGCTGTACAAAAAGGCCCGCGCGGGCGAGATCAAGAATTTCACCGGGATCAGCGACCCTTATGAAGCGCCTTTGGCTCCCGAAATCCGTCTTGATGGGGGGGGGGGGCGGAGTGTGTCCGATTTAGCGGCTGAGGTGTGCGAACACTTGACACAGCGGGCCGGGATCTGACATTTTTTGCCGTTGCGGTATTGCGCGAGGCCGGTAAACTACCGCCTCTGTACGCAAGAGAGATGAGTTAGCGAAGTTAATCGTAGGAAATAAGAAGTAGAGTCGAATGACGATTTCGAAAGAACGTAAAGCAGAGGTCATCAAAGAACACGGTTCAGCTGATGGTGACTCGGGTTCGCCAGAAGTTCAGATTGCCATCTTGACCGAGCGTATCAATGGCCTGACTGAGCACATGCGAACTCACCACAAAGATTACGCTTCACGGCGTGGTTTGCTTGGCTTGGTCAGCAAACGCCGTCGCCTGTTGGACTATGTCCGCGGAGAGGATCCACAGCGATACCTCGATATCATCGGAAAGCTGGGCATCCGAAAGTAGCCCACGTATCGGCCGCCATTCGGCGTGACAAGGCTTCGGCCAAAAGTCGCCATGGTGGCGGCGATCGAAGAGTCTTTTCGCGATCTTTTCTATTCATGCTGACCCGGCGGTCATTGTAAATATCGCCGGGCGGGGTTCGCGCGGGCACAGTCGCCTGCCGCTGCTTTGGCTGATATAAGCGATTGACCATCGACCCCGTAGGAGCCGCTTCCACTTGGTCTTTCTGTGGCATTCTCTGCCACGCGGTTGTCAGCAGCCAAGTTTGACCAGCGTTGGTTTCGTCGTGACGCCATGATTTGTCGGATCATCAAGGCGTCGTGGTTTGATGCTGGGCGTGCACCTTATTTCTGACCTGCCCGATCAAGGCTCGCTAGCCTTGGGTGTGTTTGTCATCGGTGCGCCGCTCGGATCTTGATTGTTGTGATCCGGCGCTAATTTCTGATTTTGCTTTGGCGGCCGGCAATGGGGCCGGGACGGTCAGGCAAAATCCTTTGTTGTTGAGTGTAGTAGTTAAGGAAAGAAAAGTGACTGTCAATAAAATTCGCGTTGAGAAGAAGATCGGCAGCCAAGTGCTGTCGTTCGAGACCGGTCAGTTGGCGAAACAAGCGTCCGGTTCGGTTCTCGTGCAGTACGGCGAAACGGTCGTTTTGGTTGCCGCAACGAGCAGCAGCCCTCGCCCAGGTATCGACTTTTTCCCACTGACTTGCGATTACCGCGAGCGATTTGCGGCGGCCGGAAAGTTTCCCGGCGGCTTCTTGAAGCGTGAAGGTCGTCCGTCCACGAAGGAAATCTTGAGCTCGCGACTGATGGACCGCCCCATCCGTCCGCTGTGGCCACAAGGTTTTATGGACGAAGTCCAAGTCCAAGCGATGGTTGTCGCTAGCGATCAAGAAAATGACGGCGACGTGTTGGCGATGAACGGTGCTTCTGCGGCACTGGCGATCAGCTCGCTGCCATTCCTCGGACCTATTGCTTCGGTCCGTGTCGGTAAGGTCGACGGTCAATTGGTCGCCTTCCCAACCAATTCCGAGTTGGAAGAAAGCGAATTGGACATGATCGTCAGTGGCTCGCGCGAGCAAGTCGCCATGATCGAAGGCTTCGCAAACGAAATGCCCGAAGATCAGATGATCGAAGCGATCAGCTTCGCACACGGCATCATCCGTGACATTCTCGATCTGCTGGATGAACTGGTTGCAAAAGTCAATCCGGTTAAGGACGAGTACGTCGCACCTGAAGACGACGGATTGCTGGAAAAGCTGAGCAGCGCTTACTACGACAGTTTCAAAGCCGCCATGCAGACCTCTGGCAAGCACGATCGTGCTGCGGCTTGCTCGGAACTGCGTGACAAAGCGATCGCGGAAATGATTCCTGATCCAGAAGCCGAAGGTGCGATCTGCATCAAACGCTTCAAATCAGTCTGGCATGACCTTGAAGGCAACGTTGCTCGTGACCTGATCGTCTCGGGAACTCGCCCCGACGGTCGTGACACCACAAGCCTGCGTCAGATTCACTGCGAAACCGACGTCCTGCCACGTGTCCACGGATCCGCTGTTTTCCAACGTGGTGAAACTCAAGCGTTGATCACCGTCACATTGGGGACCGCCCGTGACGAACAACGCGTTGACGGCTTGCATGACGAG
The Stieleria sp. JC731 genome window above contains:
- a CDS encoding TIGR04282 family arsenosugar biosynthesis glycosyltransferase, with product MESKQIDRPNASGTVFGVMAKYWEPGRVKTRLGKSIGLSNAAEIHRLFCQHIVKSMSAVAYRQVFVVAPAESREAFDDWLKELSGSGSSKAGQQDENLWGVVTQSAGDLGVRMRHWFRQPLADGDVSGPLSTSISVNEDAKRILIGADCPLIDSAVISDAESLLSCHDVVLGPAADGGYYLIGLRGWDPCFDSLFEDISWGTESVFDETIRVAELAGLSVGTTAKLSDVDNESDLINLRRQLLESNRVPWHRLLEQIDGVLAKEAGQ
- a CDS encoding NAD(P)/FAD-dependent oxidoreductase, coding for MKKKVIVVGAGAIGMSIAYELTTRGAEVTVVERDPVFQSRKSSVRRSASAWAASGILPPANFDSATDPIDQLRGLSHRLFPKWASQLIDQTGIDCELERCGGWYLADTPGEIASMMGMVHYWQDLAIDCEPRSLEQLAAVQPSLKHWTERAANAKAWWVPDEYQIRTTRYLNALASACEANGATLIDDAKVVDVVEHHQAGTVNVVATRSGETVSWEGDQVVVCGGSWTGLVSPRLKLAQSIIPVRGQILLLNGGKRDLSSVVNFGNRYLVPRKDGLVLVGSCEEEVGLQHGTTPAVLHDLRKFVADICPALSHAVQVTAWSGLRPMTFDGFPMFGKLPDSQSIYVAAGHYRSGIHLSPGTAVCLADLMFDQQPPLEVQPFSVGKQQQHI
- a CDS encoding NAD-binding protein, translating into MENEQQNTDAFDDMATLDPPGTIAVIGAGPLGLEAALYGRYLGYKVTVFEAGNAANALAGRDDEPIPMSPDRCMSPLTRSAIYAQAGSLDPQTGPLTIGQWLGQVWLPLTQTDLLRGRIREGVKVQSIEQVELTDDETGEALPPDFRLHTDFEEVSGEDFEAIIVAVGGGDVQIDHRFELPQDYYFRVGGHAAQEDTELNFWTGLKEIVAIYASLGGRSDLDLYRPVRG
- a CDS encoding FliO/MopB family protein; translation: MSKSLLLSICGLLVIGFIGSTPVMAEFPDFVLPDDVASSDNTVNASSTGPLVTTVSALTLVLALFGVVVWVARKYGNAQQTAGTLPEDVFRVLGNSTIESGTRVTYLHVGNKVVVMGQSQNGQPTTLAEIDDPNEVERIVGRCLGRPEIIGRRSQTRHAGDASRYDDRQASQSRPGAPIRRSNVAAG
- a CDS encoding sodium/glutamate symporter, giving the protein MIVSVVFVAFLLLLGVVLRQLIKPLRWLFIPGSVIAGFIGLFLVQLVLRTGAVDGPALAWIQQQTQILSSWPGPLVAFVFAAMMLQSPDTSGGPIDQSTSSRVARQGLMVWIIVLGETFVGLLATAAVIQPMMQVPNSFGMLIEAGFAGGHGTAGAMGVVFASDAVGLAAGLDLGMLMATCGLVYGVISGIVWINLGSRRGWFKKRSDGQNVAEDQKTDPQRAQQRTAIGYQVMPAEAIDPLLLQAVWIAIAVGLGMAAQFCVQQAADWMDFRFGWGAHAGAEGAQAELSQRMSASTLLGFPLFIYTMLAGLVLRKLMCRFGAGNLLDNITLQRLSATAMEVLVVAAIASLRIETLVSYAGAFSVLFIFGAIWTAVCLMVISRWVLPRENWFPLGLINYGMSTGTTATGFVLLRVVDPDLKTTAANDYALAVPISAPFVGGGILTIALPLLVLERVSIWWPTLAIGLVLLGLIMLGRRWNRLSERNVVAAE
- a CDS encoding ABC transporter permease, whose product is MILRTSLGERLVYRGDFALGTLMRFLPIITQIFLWYAVFDSIGAAEGDDATTIGGFRFRDMVAYYLLTMIARAFSSMPGLASGIAQQIRDGEIKRYLIQPIDFIGFLLATRVAHKLAYYAIAVAPFALVFYLARDYFVDGWPSVSVFVAFCMSLVMGFLIGFFLEAAIGMIGFWFLEVTSLLFVVMLFSFFLSGHMFPLTMLPDGIESVVQFLPFKYLAYFPAAVFLGKIPEDQLWIEIGIEAAWLVFFIVLCRVAFARGVRRYSGFGG
- a CDS encoding ABC transporter permease, with product MSELGRYLRVFMTFARNSLVRDMTFRTNFLLQCVSSLGWTAMNVGFYLIIFEHTGSIGEGTGWDQDRFFLFIATTWFINSLVQAFFMPNAQEFSEMIRTGGLDFALLKPIDTQFLISFRRIDWSQLSNFFAGGLIAAVSLYNLATREVDPMIPSPLTVLLYVIFVACGVMMMYSLMVALSATSVWLGRNQSLYNFWFYITNFSRYPMEIYDRSWGKPLYGLFTFVIPILLVVNVPARILAQPVSDRSGGQWFVVWAAVATVLSVLASRWMFRRSLLSYRSASS
- the cysC gene encoding adenylyl-sulfate kinase, translating into MTDPSNDVSKDIVWHDHSVDRAMREQVLGQRGCVVWFTGLSGCGKSTVANALDVMLNQQGRATTLLDGDNVRHGLCAPPAVLAEEHGEEFANRFGLGFGAVDREENIRRIGSVASLMAGAGLITLTAFVSPYRKDRDRVRSIVNASGVDDFIEVFVDTPLEICESRDPKGLYKKARAGEIKNFTGISDPYEAPLAPEIRLDGGGGRSVSDLAAEVCEHLTQRAGI
- the rpsO gene encoding 30S ribosomal protein S15, yielding MTISKERKAEVIKEHGSADGDSGSPEVQIAILTERINGLTEHMRTHHKDYASRRGLLGLVSKRRRLLDYVRGEDPQRYLDIIGKLGIRK